CAACCATAGCGATCGATCGCCTCGGCATAGGTCATACGCGGAAACGTCGGCAAATCAATCCCTTTGACCGCCTTGAAAATATGCTTAATTAAGCCCTCATTCAGTTGCAGAATTTCTTCCTGGGACATGAAACTCATTTCCATATCCAGTTGGGTAAATTCGGGCTGGCGATCGGCACGTAGGTCTTCATCCCGAAAACAGCGCACAATTTGATAGTAGCGATCGCAACCACCCACCATCAATAATTGCTTGAACAATTGGGGCGATTGGGGCAAGGCAAACCATTGACCAGGGTTAACCCGGCTGGGCACCAGATAATCTCTGGCTCCTTCTGGGGTAGAGCGGGTCAGGATGGGCGTTTCTACCTCCATAAACCCGCAACTGTCTTCTAAGTAGCGGCGGATTGCCTTGACCACCTCAAAGCGCAACTGCAAATAGCTGCGCAGCGGATCGGTGCGCATGTCCAGATAGCGATATTTCAGCCGCAGTTCTTCCTTGATGTTCTCGGTTGTTTCCGACACCAAAAAAGGTAGCGATTGACTGACTGAATTGAGAATTTCGATCGACTCGGCATAGATTTCAATCTCACCGGTGGCTAATTTCGGGTTCAGGGATTCATCGGGGCGTTTGCTCACCTGCCCGGTGATGCGTACCACATATTCACTGCGCACATCGCCAGCGATCCCATAGGAGTCGGGGGTGCGCTCAGGATCGCTAACAATTTGCACCACGCCAGTGCGATCGCGCAAGTCCAGAAAAATTACGCCGCCATGATCGCGTCTACGATCAACCCAGCCGCACAAATTTACGGTTTTATCAATGTGCTCGGCCTGGACTTGACCACAATAGTGAGAACGCATGATCGACATTTTATTCCTAACTCGCAACTACCCTAATTATTTGAGCGAAAAGATCCTAAACCAATATGCCATGAGTTGCGACATAGGGGCTGAATAAATCTGATTAGCTAATTCTAAGCGGCTAATTAGGTCAAATATCTAGAGATGGTATTGATTCTTCGTGCGCCAGACCACCTTATCCATCTTCACATCTTGCATCTTAGCCCCTTGCATCTTAGCCCCTTGTAAATAGGCCCAGCTTAGATCAGCGCCACGTAGATCGGTATCCCGCAGATCGGCATCTCGCAAATCCGCCTTGACCAAATTCGCCCGCCGCAGGTTTGCCCGGTGGAGGTCAGCGCCCCGCAAGTTAGCATTACTGAGATCGGCGCAGACCAAATTGGCACGACACAGCCTGGTACTACTGAGATTGGCCTTAATCAGGGTTGCCCAGCTCAGATTGATCTTATGCAGATCTTTCTGACTGAGATCAACTTTACTAAGATCGCTTCTAGCAAAATCTTTTCTGCCTAGTTTATGTTGTGCAAGGAAATCATTGGCTTCCATCTTTCTTCCCCGATTGGTGCTGGCTAATCAATTATTTCTGCCTGGTCTCAGTTATTTCCTTATCTAAACCATATCTAAACCATTGTATGTTTTTTAGATGTTTTTAGGTCTGGATTGATGTAGCCAAAGCCCAATAAATTAGCCTAATCCAGTATAAAAACCCAGTATAAAAACATTGAGTTTGGTCTAAATTGCTTACCTCTATAGGAGGTTAAAAGGAGGCTAAACCAACCAAATTCATAAACCAACTTAATGATTATTGGCCGATCGAAATTTGACCATTGAATATTGGCGATCGCAACCTTAACTCAATCCGGATGACGGACATAAACGGATGTAGACAGATGTAGACAGATATCTAAGTCAGCCCAATCATTCAAACTCAATGCAATTACCAGGGTTGCATTAGTTACCCTTAATTCACTTGCACAATTAACCAAACATGCTGACTAGCTAGCTAATGGCTAATTTCGTACTAGTCGATCGCAACTATTCTTGCTCAGAGGTTGGCTTCCGGCCAATATTATCAATGTCCCAGATATCTAAATCCATTGCTGCCGAGCCACCTTTTTCTAATTCTACTAATAGCTTACCCAGTTGCCGCCACACAAACCAAGATGAGCCAGCGGTTAGCAACCCAGCAAAGGGATAGGCTAGGCTGCGGGGCAGGCCAAAAATTTCCAGGCCAGCGGACAGAAACACCGCGATCGAAATGGTAATCCCAGCATATGGAACCTGGATGCTCAACCCACTCAGGTTTAAAAAGTTCTCTTTGGTGCGGTTTTGTTGCCATTCTTTGACCAATGTTTTGAGCGTGGCTTCAAAGGCCGTACCGCAGGCAATACCCGCAGCTAGGGCAAAAGCACAGAGGAGATAGGGGGGAGCGCTAGGAAAATAATAATAGGGGATCGCAGATTCCATTATTTAATATCTAAATTTTGTATATGGGTTTACTAGTTAGGAATTCATAACCAAATTAACATTTCTTAGCACTTTTCGCCTAACCAGGACAAGGCGCGATCGATTTGTCAACTTTGCTACCTGATTCTTAAATTGCTTGATGCTGCGAGATTTCTGGTGGCCTTGAGACGAATTTACTTGGGCTCTGAAAATCAAAATACATCTAAAGATCGCCATAACTGCCAGATCGCTTGGCCAGCAGCTATCAATAGATCCAATCGATACCATTTGCTCTCCCTTAGTTTTCCTTGGTAAACGATCAGTAAATGCGCCGATTGTTTAACTATTTAATGAAGATACTGAAGGCTCTGATCAAGGCTAGCGGGGATTTATGCCTTCAAACAATTCAAGTAAAACTGCACACCGATAAGCCGCTACGATCGCATTATTAACCCCCAGCTATTAATTTTGCTTATTATTTGGGTTGGCAAAAACTGGCGATTAGCCCAACCATCGACCATAACTCCAGTTAAGCTAAAAATAGGTGATCCGCACGTTAAGCCATCTATGCCAATGTTTAAGATGCCAATTTTGAAAATTCAACTGCACTTAGCGCGATCGCCCCAGCTATAGACCAACCCCAATTAACCTATGCAAACCTCCGATCACTCCTCTCACTCCTCCTCAGCCCAAATAAATGACCAATCTGAAGCACAAATTCAACCTAGCTTCGATCGCCAGAACCCACCCGATCCCAAATTGATCGATGCCTGTGTGCATTGTGGCTTTTGTCTGGCAACTTGCCCTAGCTATCGCGTGATCGGCAAGGAGACCGACTCGCCCCGTGGCCGCATTTACCTGATGGATGCCCTGAATGAAGGTAAAATTCCCCTTTCCCCTGCCACCGTCGAACATTTTGATTCCTGTTTGGGGTGTTTGGCCTGTGTCACCACTTGCCCCAGTGGCGTGGAATACGATCAATTGATTGCGGCAACCCGCCCCCAGGTGAATCGCAACCATCCAAGGTCGATCGGCGAAAAGTTATTACGTCAGTTAATTTTTAAGACCTTCCCCTATCCCGATCGGCTGCGGCTTTTGCTTGCACCCCTGAATCTTTATCAAAAATCGGGCTTACAAAAATTAGTTAGAAAAACTGGCCTACTTAACAAACTCCTACCCCAGCAATTGGCGGCGATGGAAGCGGTTTTACCACCAATCCCATCTGGCGCATTTAGCGATCGACTACCGGAACTAGTGCCAGCCCAGGGTACACAGCGCGATCGGGTGGGGCTATTGCTGGGCTGCGTGCAGCGGGTATTTTTGCCCCAGGTAAACGAGGCAACGGTTAGGGTTTTGGCCGCGAATGGGTTTGAAGTAGCGATGCCAAGGGATCAAGGCTGTTGTGCGGCGCTGTCCCACCATCAGGGTGAAGAAGAGCAGGCCAAAGAATTAGCCAAACAGACGATCGATACCTTTGAAGCCGCAAAGGTCAATTATGTTTTGATCAATGCATCGGGCTGTGGTCATACGCTCAAGGAATATGGCAATTTGCTTAAGGATGATCCTGAATATGCCGATCGGGCGGCGGTGTTTGCGAGCAAGGTGCGCGATGTGCAGGAGTTTCTTGATGAGGTGGGCTTGGTTACAGAACTTTCGCCATTGCAACCTGAGCCTCTAACGGCGGTCTATCAGGATGCTTGCCATATGCTGCATGGTCAAAAAATTAGTGTCCAACCCCGTCGCTTGATTAAGCAAATCCCGCAGATTCAGTTGCGTGAACCGATCGATGCGGCGCTTTGTTGCGGTAGTGCTGGTGTTTACAACATTTTGCAGCCAGAGGTAGCGGCTGAGCTGGGACAACAAAAGGTAGATAACCTGGTTAATACGGGCGCAAGTTTGATTGTGTCGGCCAATGTGGGCTGTACCTTGCAAATCCGACAGCATTTGCAGCTCAAGGGGATTGATTTGCCAGTGATGCATCCGATGGAGTTATTGGATCTGGCGATCGCCGGAACAAAATTAACATCAAACATCAACGGCTAAAAATTAGTTGAGGCTAGCCAACATGGCCGATCGCCCGTTTTAAGCTGGCGCACAGTTCCGCCACCTCAATCAAGCCACCCTCGTGAGCCAACCGCTTCACGATCGCACTACCCACGATCGCCGCATCCGCATTCCATTCAATTACCTGCCGGGCATGTTCTGGCCGCGAAATACCAAACCCCACACCGATCGGCTTATCGGTCAGAGTGCGCAAATTTTCGATCATCTCCTTTGCCCCCTTGGCCATTTGGTCACGCATCCCCGTTACCCCGGTGGTACTGACCACATAAATAAAGCCCTGGGATTTTTCGGCGATCGCTTTCATTCTTTCTGGTGGACTGGTGGGGGCGATCAGCAAAATCACTTCGATGCCAATTTCTGCGGCGGGTTGCAGCAAAACCTCCGATTCTTCGAGGGGCAGATCCGGCACTACTAAGCCCCTGGCTCCAGCATCATAAATGCTTTGCAAAAACTTCTCGATCCCCATATTCAGGATTGGGTTGTAGTAGGTAAACAAAATCACTGGCGATCGCAGGTGGGGCGCAACTGAATGCAGCATAGACATCACTCTGGCAAAGGTGGTGCCTTGGTTCAGGGCTCTGGTGGCCGCCGCCTGGATTACTGGCCCATCTGCCAGAGGATCGGAATAGGGGATACCCAATTCGATTAAGTCCGCTCCATTTTGATCCAGCACGCTCAGCGCCTTTGCGGTGGTATCCAGGTCAGGATCGCCAGCGGTCAAAAATGGAATCAAGGCGGCTTGGCCTTTGGCGCGGAGCTGTTCAAATTGGGCAGATACAGAAATCATGATGTAGTTTTTAGGCGCTAAATAGTTAATATCTAGAATCGAGAAGGCAATAAATGCAATAGCAATAAATGCAATAGCAATAAATGCAATATAAGAGAGCGATCGGCTCATATAACTCTATTTTGGCAGTTGCTCTAATTTAAAGGCCCTAATTTAAAGGCATTGTATCTTTTGGAGATGGTAACGTCAGGATAACCTATTTCAAATACAGGCAGGAACGATACTAGGATCAATATGTAGTTATTAGTAGCTCTAATTTCCTGTTATTGCTGGGGCATAGAGTTTGCTAAGGTTGGGATGGTTGCGGTGCTTAGTAGTCAGGGTAATTAAGTTTTAAATAATTCCGTAATTTCAATTTCCTAGCCTGTGCCCTCGATCTTAACTAGTATCCTAATTACCCTATGCATTAATTTATTGATCTCTAAGTTTGATCTCTCCGTTTAATATCTGTTTAATATCTGTTTAATAAAAGTTTGCCGATCGCAATGTCGCATTTAATATGTCGCATTTAATATAAGGTTGAGCTGGTATGGCATACGAACCCCTCCATCATAAATATCGCCCCCAGACTTTTGCCGCCCTAATCGGTCAAGAAGCGATCGCCAGAACCCTGACCAATGCGATCAACCAAAGGCGGATCGCCCCTGCTTATCTATTCACTGGCTCCAGGGGCACGGGCAAAACCTCAACTGCTCGAATCATGGCCAAGTCCCTCAATTGCCTTAGCTATGATGCGCCTACCCCCACCCCTTGTGGCACCTGTGACATGTGCCAGAGCATTGCCAAGGGGATTGCTTTGGATGTCACCGAGATCGATGCGGCTAGCAATACTGGCGTTGATAATATCCGGGAATTAATTGAGCGATCGCAATTTGCCCCCGTCCAGGCGCGGTATAAGGTCTATGCGATCGATGAATGTCATATGCTCAGCACCGCCGCATTTAATGCCCTGCTCAAAACCCTGGAAGAACCACCGGAACATGTGGTGTTTATTCTGGCTACCACTGACCCACAACGAGTCTTATCCACAATTATTTCCCGTTGCCAGCGGTTTGACTTTCGCCGCATTCCGCTGGATGCGATGGTGGCGCATTTGCGCGAGATCGCCGACACGGAGCAAATTGAAATCACCCAAGAAGCGTTGATTTTAGTGGCGCAGATCGCCCAGGGTGGCCTACGCGATGCAGAAAGTTTGCTCGATCAACTCAGTTTGCTGGAGGGCGAAATCACGATCGAGGCGGTGTGGGATCTGGTTGGCTCTGTACCAGAACGGGATTTATTAGATTTAATTGCCGCGATCGCCGCTGACAATTCCACCCAAATCCTGGAAAAGGTACGCCAGGTGATGGATCGAGGTCGTGAGCCCTTGATTGTGTTGCAAAACTTGGCCGGGTTATATCGAGATTTGCTGATTGCCCAGGCCGCCAGCGATCGTCATGATCTAGTCGCCCTCACCAGTTATGGTTGGGATCGCCTCAATCAACTAGCCCATAGCCTCTCCCGCGCCGTGATATTGAAGGGGCAACAGCATTTACGCGATGCCGAAGTGCAGATTAAAAACACCACCCAACCGCGACTGTGGCTGGAAGTGACCTTGTTGGGGCTGCAACCTTCTGCCTTTACGATCGCAACAACCCCAGTTCCTAATCCAGCACTAAACATCGCACCAGTACCCAACCCAATCCCAACCGCCACCCCATCGGTTCAACCATCGCCACCCTTATCTCAACCGCAGATTGACCCGGTTCCCAACCCGATCGCCGCCATTTCCAGTAATCCCGAACCACCCAAGGTCGCAGAGTCAGCAGTTAATATTCCAGTATCTGTGCCCGAAACAGCAGGAGTACCGGAGCCAATTGAAGCGCTCCCACCAGTCCCCGCACCTGAAGCCTATGGCGTTGATCTCAGTGCGGCATGGCAAGAGTTAGTTAACAATCTTTCTCGGCCTACCAGAGCTTTGCTGTTAGAACATGGTCAATTCCTGGGGATCAATGGCTCACAGGTACGGATTGGGCTCAAAAACAAAACACTCAGGGATATTGCCGCCCGCAAGGAATCAGAAATCAATGAGGTTTGCGATCGCATTTTCCAGCGCCAGGTCAAGGTCAAGTTTGAGGTTGGCCGAATTAGTAGCAAAAGCAATTCACCCAACCCAAAATCTCAGCCGCAACCAACCATAAATCGATCGGCTCCCAGCAATGTAACCAGTACTCTAAATAGTGGCGATCACCCCAATCCAGCCATTCCGACTCATGATCCGCCGAGCGGTAATAGCAATGTTAGTAATACTAGCCAGCCGATCGCAGTGCAACCACCCCCACCTCCTAACCAGGCTAATAGCGCAAATCCTCCAAACAATGCCCCGCCTCAGGCCATCAGCCCAACTGCTGACAGTGACATAAATAATGATCTAAAACGATCGCCACAGCCCTCTGCCCCGGAGCGATCGGAAGATCGGTCTAACCCATCAACCACAGCAACCGCTGATATTCCAACCAAAATCCAGGAGTTTGCCAAGTTCTTCAAGGCTGAAATTGTTGCTCTTGACGATCTCGATACTCTTGATGATGATGATTCCGAGTAATTCAGGGTATTCGGGGCTTGATCCGGCTTGGTAAGCATCTCAGATTGCGCATTCTCATACTCTTCGTGACTTACCAGACAGACCTCTAGACAAGCGCTATAGCCACTTGTGACACTATTTAATCAGCAAATATAAGTGATGCTAATGATGATTTAAGCTGATCAAACATCACATTTTCTGCATTTGGGGTTAGTGGTTTTGAGGTGTGCGATCGCTCTATGGCTGCTACTGAGTAAACGCGATCGATACTTTAAAAAACGTTAAAACCGACCAAATAAACTTATATACAAGCATTATTAATCATTAAAGAAATATATAAGCCTAGCTTATGCTCAGTCGTTACCCACATTCTCATCCTCAACAACCCACAAATTCCCACAAATTCCCACTGCCTTAAACTGTTAAGTCAATTAATCTAATTACAACATCTAGTTTAAGTAAACCCAAGGTTACACTGGTTTGCTTTTTGGCTGTCACACATATGGTTCCCTGTCCCCGCCATCGGGGACTTCTTTTTTTTTGTGGCACTTTTTTGATATGAGAATATTCCTAAACCATGACGTTTGGTTGATTTTGCTCCTTGATGATCTATGCAGATCATTTTTTTTGTGATAGGTTTGATCCGTGTTGGGCAAAATAGCTTAACTAAAATGGCGGGTTTAATCCCTACGGGGTGATCGAAATTCCGATCGAGCTTTCTTTAATCGTGAACAATTGAAGCATTGAATGCCTGTTCGCCCTTGATTAGGTTTCAGGTAGTCTGCCAGGTAGGTAGGACTGAGGCGGGGGAAATGGGTCATTTGTAAGCCATTTCAAATAATTGTAGAAACGTTGAGACGCATTATGACCAAATCTTTAACTAGAGCTTTGACTCTTACAACTGCGGTAGCTGTTTTTGGTGCTGCTACGAGCGTATCAGTTACACCTGCTGAAGCAGCAACGGTTGTTATTGACAACTTTGAACCTGGTCAAAATAACGGCCCATTTGCACCTCCAAATACTATTGGGCCTGTTCCTGGTGTTGTTGGTGGATTCCGTACTATTACAAATGTAGTTGACCCGATTTTTACTGGTATAGGTGGCACTCCAGGTAACGGCGCTGCATTCTTTTTTGGCTTTGCTGGGTCACCTGGCTCATCTTCACTAGTATGGGATGGAAACGCTGGTATCCCAAGCGGTTTGGGCGGTGTAGATATTTCACCTGCTTTATTAGGTGCTAATCCCAGAATCCTTAGTACGGTATCTAATGCTGCTAACCTTAATGCTGGAAGCGATGCGATTTTAGAAGTTTTTGAGAACGGTACTGGCACAGTTTCAACAAATACTGTTGACTTAACTACGCTAACTACTGGTGATGAGATTGAGTTTAACTATGCTGACTTTGATACAGCAATAAACTTCGGTAATGTAGGCGCAATTAGGCTTACTGTGAACTTGATTCCAATTGGCGCAAGTCAGCCTTCCTTTGGTTTCAATACTGCATTAGTAGCGATCCCATTTAACTTCCAATCCACCCTTGGCTTAGTGGCTCTTGGTGGTATGGCTGGTGCTTATGCCTTGAGCAAAAAGCGTAAAAAAGCTTTGCAAGCCTAATTTCATTCCCCCTCAAAGACTAAGCTTAAAGCTGATCTTGGGACTGATTAGAGTAGGGATTGGTCAAACATTCAGACTTATCTACTAATTGCAGATAAATAGTTTTGAGACGCTAGATGAGTAGTGATAAAAGCTCATCTAATCGGGATAGTAATAATACTGTCCCGGTATTTTTTTATGCCCTTTTTGACCTCCTCGATCCAGGCTGGATCTGCTATCCTGACATAGGTTTATGATTTGCCTAGACATAAGCTAGAAATAAGGCAAACCTACAATATTCATGTCGTTTGAGCGCGATCGAGGTGCGATGAAAAAAAGACATAGTTTCATTGGTCAGATTTTGATCGGTGCTTTTTGTGTAATTGGTTTATCCGGCGATCGCCTGGATGCAGCTCAAAATAATAACCCGATTCTGCACATTGGCATCGAACAAAGGTTTGGCGAAAACCCCCAGGATAAACTGGTGATCGAAGCCACCTCCGGCGATCAACTCAGGTTGAATTT
The sequence above is a segment of the Pseudanabaena sp. PCC 7367 genome. Coding sequences within it:
- a CDS encoding pentapeptide repeat-containing protein encodes the protein MEANDFLAQHKLGRKDFARSDLSKVDLSQKDLHKINLSWATLIKANLSSTRLCRANLVCADLSNANLRGADLHRANLRRANLVKADLRDADLRDTDLRGADLSWAYLQGAKMQGAKMQDVKMDKVVWRTKNQYHL
- a CDS encoding (Fe-S)-binding protein, translating into MQTSDHSSHSSSAQINDQSEAQIQPSFDRQNPPDPKLIDACVHCGFCLATCPSYRVIGKETDSPRGRIYLMDALNEGKIPLSPATVEHFDSCLGCLACVTTCPSGVEYDQLIAATRPQVNRNHPRSIGEKLLRQLIFKTFPYPDRLRLLLAPLNLYQKSGLQKLVRKTGLLNKLLPQQLAAMEAVLPPIPSGAFSDRLPELVPAQGTQRDRVGLLLGCVQRVFLPQVNEATVRVLAANGFEVAMPRDQGCCAALSHHQGEEEQAKELAKQTIDTFEAAKVNYVLINASGCGHTLKEYGNLLKDDPEYADRAAVFASKVRDVQEFLDEVGLVTELSPLQPEPLTAVYQDACHMLHGQKISVQPRRLIKQIPQIQLREPIDAALCCGSAGVYNILQPEVAAELGQQKVDNLVNTGASLIVSANVGCTLQIRQHLQLKGIDLPVMHPMELLDLAIAGTKLTSNING
- the trpA gene encoding tryptophan synthase subunit alpha; this encodes MISVSAQFEQLRAKGQAALIPFLTAGDPDLDTTAKALSVLDQNGADLIELGIPYSDPLADGPVIQAAATRALNQGTTFARVMSMLHSVAPHLRSPVILFTYYNPILNMGIEKFLQSIYDAGARGLVVPDLPLEESEVLLQPAAEIGIEVILLIAPTSPPERMKAIAEKSQGFIYVVSTTGVTGMRDQMAKGAKEMIENLRTLTDKPIGVGFGISRPEHARQVIEWNADAAIVGSAIVKRLAHEGGLIEVAELCASLKRAIGHVG
- a CDS encoding DNA polymerase III subunit gamma/tau; the protein is MAYEPLHHKYRPQTFAALIGQEAIARTLTNAINQRRIAPAYLFTGSRGTGKTSTARIMAKSLNCLSYDAPTPTPCGTCDMCQSIAKGIALDVTEIDAASNTGVDNIRELIERSQFAPVQARYKVYAIDECHMLSTAAFNALLKTLEEPPEHVVFILATTDPQRVLSTIISRCQRFDFRRIPLDAMVAHLREIADTEQIEITQEALILVAQIAQGGLRDAESLLDQLSLLEGEITIEAVWDLVGSVPERDLLDLIAAIAADNSTQILEKVRQVMDRGREPLIVLQNLAGLYRDLLIAQAASDRHDLVALTSYGWDRLNQLAHSLSRAVILKGQQHLRDAEVQIKNTTQPRLWLEVTLLGLQPSAFTIATTPVPNPALNIAPVPNPIPTATPSVQPSPPLSQPQIDPVPNPIAAISSNPEPPKVAESAVNIPVSVPETAGVPEPIEALPPVPAPEAYGVDLSAAWQELVNNLSRPTRALLLEHGQFLGINGSQVRIGLKNKTLRDIAARKESEINEVCDRIFQRQVKVKFEVGRISSKSNSPNPKSQPQPTINRSAPSNVTSTLNSGDHPNPAIPTHDPPSGNSNVSNTSQPIAVQPPPPPNQANSANPPNNAPPQAISPTADSDINNDLKRSPQPSAPERSEDRSNPSTTATADIPTKIQEFAKFFKAEIVALDDLDTLDDDDSE